The Romeriopsis navalis LEGE 11480 genomic interval AAGGCTTCACGATCGGCCATCGATTGCCATTGCACCGCAGGAAGTACAACGACATCTGGGATTCTAGCGGTTTCCCAGCGGCTTCCCCTTGGGGATTGAATTGCCAGTTTCATATCCTTCGATACCCAAGGTAAATCACACCGTTTGATTTCGACCTTAAATTCGTCGTCGATAAATTCGGCAATATCACCATGTTTGCCAGTGCCCTGTGCCATCTGCACTAACTCCCCATCAACTAACTCAAATTTTGCACCAGCAGCATCTTCATAGGTCAGATACTCGGTGAGCGTAAGTTTCTGTGTTGCGACTGTCATGAGTTATCGCTCCTTACTTTGTTTGAGCAGTCTTAGCTGAAGCTGCACTGTTGTATAACCCCTTTTCCTGGGCTTGTATAATTCCCTGTTCAATCAAAAATGCTGCAAGATTAGCAGTCGGTCTACCTTGCTGTGTTGCCCAATTTTCGAGCGCTTCGGCTGTTTGGTCTGGGAGAGTGACCGTAATTCGCTTCATGTCTATCATCTTAAACTTTGCTCCTATGCTACTGCTGATCAGCACTTTACCGCATATTACACCTTAAGTGCATCGGTTAAGATGCTTTTAAGATGCTAGCATCGTTTTCATAAACATAATGCCTCGGTGTCAAATTCGCTTTCGAGCGATAGGTCATTGGCACTGAAAGCTCTATGGAGGTC includes:
- a CDS encoding ribbon-helix-helix domain-containing protein, whose protein sequence is MIDMKRITVTLPDQTAEALENWATQQGRPTANLAAFLIEQGIIQAQEKGLYNSAASAKTAQTK
- a CDS encoding Uma2 family endonuclease, whose translation is MTVATQKLTLTEYLTYEDAAGAKFELVDGELVQMAQGTGKHGDIAEFIDDEFKVEIKRCDLPWVSKDMKLAIQSPRGSRWETARIPDVVVLPAVQWQSMADREA